The following DNA comes from Candidatus Abyssobacteria bacterium SURF_5.
CTCGATCGCGTGAATGAGCGGGACCGGCGGGAACCTCCACGACAACCATTTCGGGCCGTCGTAGGCGCCGCCGCGGAACGCGTGGCCGCATTCGCCCATCACGATCTTCTTGACTTTCAGGCGCAACGCGGTATCGTAATGCAGGCGCTCCACCCGGGCCATCGTCTCGAAGTCGCCCGAATACATCGCCATGTTGCTGTTGTCCCAGCCATCGGTCGCCGGCATTGTCCAATCGACGCCGGCCACCGTCATGATCTGCGACATATACGAGAGGAGCTGCGCAAGAATCTTCGGTTCGGGCGCGATCACCGAGTACATCACCTCGGCGCCTTCCTTATCCAGCGGGATGCGCGCCTTCGCCATCTCCATCTGCGCCTCTTCCTCCTGCCACTGGAGCGTATCGATCCATTCGTCCTGCTGCACCCACATCTGATTCATTGTGGCCGCATGGCTGTTGGTCGTGTCCTGGAGGTAAGCCGGCACCACGTTGAGCAGGTTTAGCATGCGGCGCACGACCAGCAACATATATGCGATATCGATCCCGAACGGGCAGTACATGCTGCATCGGCGGCACACGCCGCACTCGGTATACACGATGCGGGCGGCGTTCTTTATGAATTCCGCATCCACTTTGCCCTTGCGCTTCACCATCTCCCACAACGTGTTTTTCACTTTTCCGACCGGCGAAAAGTTCGGGTCCCTGTCACGCGACAGGAAGGTATGGCACGCCTCGGAGCAGAGTCCGCAGTGAACGCACGTAGTAAGATACGCCTTCATCCGTGCGCCTTCGCCCTTGAGCACCTGGTTGATCGTCTTCTCTATCTGCTGGGGCGTCAGCTTCTTGATCGTCTCGTCCAGCCCCGGGTCCTTCACCATCTGCTCCGGCGTCAATTTGCTCCGGGCCTGCTCAGGAGCCGCCACCGCGACGGGCTGGTCATTTTTGGGTTCGGCCATACCAGATAACCTCCATTTCAAAGCTCAGCAAGTCACCAGTCTCGCGCATTCCTGACGAAACCGAACTCCGAGCCCATATACATTCTTGTGAAGACGAAATACAGCATATGCGCCAGGCGCGTAAAAGGAATCGCGATCAGCCACAGCACGCCTGTAACGATGTGCAGAATAACCATAGTCTTGTACGCGAAGAATTGATGATGCGCGATAAAGCCGGTGGCGAAAGGCGCCAGCACCACCGCAATCAGCAGATAATCGGAATAATCGGTGACGTTTCTCACCTCGGGCAGCCTGATGCGCCTCGCGATAAAGAACACGCCCCCGATCAGCACCATGATGGTCATGATATCCGCCGCCAGCGGCGGAAGAGTCCACCACGAAAGGCCAATAGCCTCCCGCAGCATCACCACGTGAGCCGTCAGCAAGACCGGCGTCGCAATCAGGCAGATATGGAATAAAAAAGTGACGACGGTCATCACCGGGTGCTTCCTCATGTTCACGCTTGCGAACGGAACTATCCAGTGCAGAAGCGAGCGCAACCCGTACTTCAGGCTCATGTAGGGGTAAACAACCCGATCTTTCCGGGCGGTCACGAACATCCACCCCAGACGATAGGCGCAGCCGCCGGCGAAGACGATGAATGCCAGCCAAACCAGTGGACCGCTCACAAATTCAAACATTTCGATTCTCCTGTATTGCTTTAGAGCAATTCCACAATTTCAACAATGCGGCGGATATATTTGCCGTCCTCAACACCGCGAACGAGGATTTTCCCGCCATCCGGACTGAACACCGGCTCCCACAGCATCTGGAAATTCTTCCGCCACAATCTGCCGTTTAT
Coding sequences within:
- a CDS encoding (Fe-S)-binding protein, coding for MVKDPGLDETIKKLTPQQIEKTINQVLKGEGARMKAYLTTCVHCGLCSEACHTFLSRDRDPNFSPVGKVKNTLWEMVKRKGKVDAEFIKNAARIVYTECGVCRRCSMYCPFGIDIAYMLLVVRRMLNLLNVVPAYLQDTTNSHAATMNQMWVQQDEWIDTLQWQEEEAQMEMAKARIPLDKEGAEVMYSVIAPEPKILAQLLSYMSQIMTVAGVDWTMPATDGWDNSNMAMYSGDFETMARVERLHYDTALRLKVKKIVMGECGHAFRGGAYDGPKWLSWRFPPVPLIHAIEWYYELLTTGRIKIIKKFKEPVTVQDPCNTVRGKGLHHQLRYIMNEMCEDFRDVDPRFEHNYCCMAGGGTINCGPPWTKSRAVSNRVKAEQLKATGAKYVVTPCHNCHSGIEQIISFYKLGMHTKFIADILIESIEKPQHLLA
- a CDS encoding nitrate reductase codes for the protein MFEFVSGPLVWLAFIVFAGGCAYRLGWMFVTARKDRVVYPYMSLKYGLRSLLHWIVPFASVNMRKHPVMTVVTFLFHICLIATPVLLTAHVVMLREAIGLSWWTLPPLAADIMTIMVLIGGVFFIARRIRLPEVRNVTDYSDYLLIAVVLAPFATGFIAHHQFFAYKTMVILHIVTGVLWLIAIPFTRLAHMLYFVFTRMYMGSEFGFVRNARDW